One window of the Chitinophaga niabensis genome contains the following:
- a CDS encoding 3-hydroxyacyl-CoA dehydrogenase/enoyl-CoA hydratase family protein: MLGSGVMGSRIACHFAGIGVKVLLLDIAPKEPNDAEKAKGLTVEHPAVKNRIVNDALQAAIKSNPSPLFTKSAAHLITTGNFTDNMKGIADCDWVIEVVVENLDIKKKVFEQVEQFRKPGTLITSNTSGIPIHLMAEGRSEDFKKHFCGTHFFNPPRYLRLLEIIPTPHTDPAIVDFLLHYGDLYLGKTTVLCKDTPAFIANRVGVFSIMAIFHIMQEMGLGIDEVDALTGPVIGRPKSATFRTADVVGIDTLVKVAKGVADNCPNDEARKIMEIPPFLQKVVENNWLGDKTGQGFYKKTKGEGGKEILTLNLQTMEYGPKQKPKFASIEAAKPIEDLKQRIKALAAASDKAGQFYQLFHAHLFSYISNRVPEIADDLYKVDDAMKAGFGWEIGAFETWDLLGIEAGAKTVTDKGLTVAPWVGEMLAAGVKQFYKIENGKKYYYDLASKGYKQIPGSDSFIILENYAGNVVWKNSACNLYDLGDGILNIEWKTKMNSIGGEVLEGLHKAIDRAEKDFRGLVIGNDGTNFSAGANVGMIFMLAAEQEYDELDMAIRLFQKSTMRIRYSSIPVVVAPHGLTLGGGCEMSMHADKVQAAAETYIGLVELGVGLIPGGGGTKEMTLRASDEYKEGLVENVVLQDKFLLIGQAKVATSAQEAIELGILRQGIDSVSLNLSRVIADAKEKAIELADAGYTRPVERTDIKVLGRSALGAMFAGINGMKTGNYISDYDVKIAQKLAYVMCGGDLTEASLVSEQYLLDLEREAFLSLCGERKTLERLQSMLKTGKPLRN, from the coding sequence GTGCTCGGTTCCGGTGTGATGGGCTCCCGGATTGCCTGTCATTTTGCCGGAATAGGTGTAAAAGTATTGTTGCTGGATATAGCGCCGAAAGAACCCAACGACGCTGAAAAGGCTAAAGGATTAACGGTAGAGCACCCGGCCGTAAAGAACCGGATTGTGAATGATGCGTTGCAGGCAGCCATCAAATCCAATCCCTCCCCGCTTTTTACTAAATCTGCTGCTCACCTCATCACCACCGGTAACTTTACCGATAACATGAAAGGCATTGCCGATTGTGACTGGGTGATAGAAGTTGTGGTAGAGAACCTGGACATCAAAAAGAAAGTATTCGAACAGGTGGAACAATTCCGGAAACCCGGTACCCTGATCACTTCCAATACATCCGGCATTCCCATTCACCTGATGGCAGAAGGCCGTAGCGAAGATTTTAAGAAACACTTCTGCGGTACACACTTCTTCAACCCGCCACGTTACCTGCGTTTGCTGGAGATCATACCCACTCCCCATACAGATCCCGCCATCGTGGATTTTCTGTTACATTACGGCGATCTGTATCTCGGAAAAACCACTGTACTCTGTAAAGACACGCCGGCTTTCATTGCCAACCGTGTTGGCGTATTCTCCATCATGGCCATCTTCCACATCATGCAGGAAATGGGATTGGGAATAGATGAAGTGGATGCACTGACAGGGCCGGTGATAGGAAGACCTAAATCTGCTACTTTCCGCACAGCGGATGTGGTAGGCATAGATACCCTCGTAAAGGTAGCCAAAGGAGTTGCGGATAACTGTCCGAATGACGAAGCGCGCAAGATCATGGAGATCCCGCCATTCCTGCAAAAGGTGGTGGAGAACAACTGGCTGGGCGATAAAACCGGGCAGGGCTTCTACAAAAAAACAAAAGGAGAAGGCGGCAAGGAGATCCTTACGCTGAACCTCCAGACCATGGAATACGGTCCCAAGCAAAAACCGAAGTTTGCCAGCATAGAAGCGGCCAAACCTATTGAGGACCTGAAACAAAGGATCAAAGCACTTGCAGCTGCATCAGATAAAGCAGGGCAATTCTACCAGCTTTTTCATGCACACCTGTTTTCCTATATCTCTAACCGCGTTCCTGAAATAGCAGACGATCTCTACAAAGTGGATGATGCCATGAAAGCAGGTTTCGGCTGGGAAATAGGCGCTTTTGAAACCTGGGACCTGCTGGGTATAGAAGCAGGCGCTAAAACGGTAACAGATAAAGGACTAACAGTAGCACCCTGGGTAGGAGAGATGCTGGCAGCCGGTGTGAAGCAATTCTACAAAATAGAGAATGGTAAAAAATATTATTACGACCTGGCCTCCAAAGGCTACAAGCAAATTCCCGGTTCGGATAGTTTCATCATCCTTGAAAACTATGCGGGTAATGTTGTATGGAAGAACAGCGCCTGCAATCTCTATGACCTGGGCGATGGTATCCTGAACATTGAATGGAAAACGAAAATGAATTCCATTGGCGGGGAAGTACTGGAAGGTTTACATAAAGCCATTGACCGCGCGGAGAAAGACTTCCGCGGACTGGTGATCGGTAATGACGGTACCAATTTCTCCGCAGGAGCCAATGTGGGCATGATCTTCATGCTGGCGGCTGAGCAGGAATATGATGAGCTGGATATGGCCATCCGCCTTTTCCAGAAAAGCACCATGCGCATCCGCTATTCTTCCATTCCCGTAGTGGTGGCTCCACACGGCCTTACTTTAGGGGGTGGTTGTGAAATGAGCATGCACGCAGATAAAGTACAGGCAGCTGCCGAAACCTATATTGGCCTGGTGGAATTGGGCGTAGGCCTGATCCCCGGTGGCGGCGGTACTAAGGAAATGACCCTCCGGGCTTCAGATGAATACAAAGAGGGATTGGTGGAGAACGTTGTGTTACAGGATAAGTTCCTGCTGATAGGTCAGGCAAAAGTGGCCACTTCTGCACAGGAAGCCATAGAGCTGGGTATTTTAAGACAGGGGATTGATAGCGTGAGCCTGAACCTGAGCCGTGTTATTGCAGATGCCAAGGAAAAAGCGATAGAACTGGCAGATGCAGGATATACCCGCCCTGTTGAAAGAACAGACATCAAAGTATTGGGCCGTTCTGCCCTGGGCGCTATGTTCGCTGGTATCAACGGTATGAAAACCGGCAACTACATCTCCGATTACGATGTTAAAATTGCCCAGAAACTGGCTTATGTGATGTGCGGCGGAGATTTAACAGAAGCTTCACTTGTGAGCGAACAATACTTGCTGGACCTGGAAAGAGAGGCTTTCCTGAGCCTTTGCGGAGAGCGCAAAACCCTTGAAAGATTACAAAGTATGCTCAAAACAGGCAAACCACTCAGGAATTAA
- the metG gene encoding methionine--tRNA ligase, translating to MKHFNRYLVTAALPYANGPVHIGHLAGCYLPADIYVRYLRAKKTDVKFVCGTDEHGVPITIKAMQENVNPQDIVDKYHAVIKESFDAMGISFDIFSRTSNQVHHQTAADFFSKMYNDGLFEEKESEQYFDEIKQVFLADRYIIGTCPNCGNDRAYGDQCERCGTSLSPEELINPRSALSDAVPVKKKTKHWYMPLQNYEPWLKEYIIEGHQEWKNNVYGQCKSWLDSGLHSRAMTRDSNWGIKVPLKDAEGKVLYVWFDAPIGYISATKELTDQWADYWCKEDTRLVHFIGKDNIVFHCIIFPAMLKAHGGFVLPDNVPANEFLNIEGEKVSTSRNWAVWVHDYIKDFPDQQDILRYVLCTTAPETKDNDFTWKDFQDRNNNELVANFGNFVNRTMVLMHKLCGGKVPAMHAGVKDAADDAIFAMLQEAKAKISDSIENYRFRDALNEVMNVAREGNRYLQEKQPWILAKTPELQAENQEKIDNCLHVCLQLTANLAIFINPFLPFTAQKICHMLKVVDRILEWENAGSMKLVSVGYSLRAPELLFKKVEDDQVKAQVDKLHAGLKQSAAAQTQQTPTPAVPVKEAKPEIQYDDFAKLELKVGTIIAAEKVAKADKLLKLTIDLGTEQRTVVSGIAMHYAPEAIVGTQVTLVANLAPRKMKGIESQGMILMAEDKDGRLVFVNPADAVAPGSGVS from the coding sequence ATGAAACATTTTAACAGATACCTGGTTACAGCCGCCTTACCATACGCAAATGGTCCCGTTCATATCGGGCACCTGGCAGGATGTTATCTCCCGGCTGACATTTACGTCCGGTATTTAAGGGCAAAGAAAACAGACGTGAAATTCGTTTGCGGTACGGATGAACATGGCGTTCCCATTACCATCAAGGCCATGCAGGAGAATGTAAATCCACAGGACATTGTAGACAAATACCACGCAGTTATCAAGGAAAGTTTTGATGCCATGGGCATCTCTTTCGATATATTTTCCCGTACCTCCAACCAGGTACATCACCAGACCGCCGCTGATTTCTTTTCAAAAATGTATAATGACGGCCTTTTTGAAGAAAAGGAATCCGAACAATACTTTGATGAAATAAAACAGGTGTTCCTGGCAGACCGCTATATTATCGGCACCTGCCCTAATTGCGGTAACGACAGGGCATATGGCGACCAGTGCGAACGCTGCGGTACTTCCCTCAGCCCGGAAGAACTCATTAACCCACGTTCCGCACTCAGCGATGCCGTACCCGTGAAAAAGAAAACCAAACACTGGTACATGCCCCTTCAAAATTATGAACCCTGGCTGAAAGAATACATCATTGAAGGGCACCAGGAATGGAAGAATAACGTATATGGCCAATGTAAAAGCTGGCTGGATAGCGGCCTGCATAGCAGAGCCATGACGCGCGACAGTAACTGGGGTATCAAAGTGCCATTGAAAGATGCAGAAGGAAAAGTGCTGTACGTATGGTTTGATGCGCCTATCGGTTACATCTCTGCCACCAAAGAATTGACGGATCAATGGGCAGACTACTGGTGTAAAGAAGATACCCGCCTGGTCCATTTCATTGGTAAGGATAACATTGTGTTCCACTGTATCATTTTCCCCGCAATGCTCAAAGCACATGGCGGATTTGTGTTGCCGGACAATGTGCCTGCCAACGAGTTCCTGAACATTGAAGGAGAAAAAGTATCCACTTCCCGCAACTGGGCTGTATGGGTACATGACTATATCAAGGACTTCCCTGATCAGCAGGATATTCTGCGTTATGTGCTCTGCACTACTGCGCCTGAAACAAAGGATAATGACTTTACCTGGAAAGATTTCCAGGACCGCAATAACAATGAGCTGGTAGCTAACTTCGGCAACTTTGTGAATCGCACCATGGTGCTGATGCACAAACTTTGCGGCGGAAAAGTACCGGCTATGCATGCCGGCGTAAAAGATGCGGCAGACGATGCCATCTTTGCCATGCTGCAGGAAGCAAAAGCTAAGATCTCCGATTCCATCGAGAACTACCGTTTCCGCGATGCACTGAATGAAGTGATGAATGTGGCGCGGGAAGGGAACCGCTATTTGCAGGAAAAACAACCCTGGATCCTGGCAAAAACGCCGGAACTACAGGCAGAAAACCAGGAAAAGATCGATAACTGCCTGCACGTTTGCCTGCAGTTAACGGCTAACCTGGCAATCTTCATCAATCCTTTCCTGCCCTTCACCGCACAGAAGATCTGCCATATGCTGAAAGTGGTGGACAGGATACTGGAATGGGAAAACGCCGGCAGTATGAAACTGGTGAGTGTGGGATATTCCCTGCGTGCACCTGAATTGCTGTTTAAGAAAGTAGAAGATGACCAGGTGAAAGCCCAGGTGGATAAACTGCATGCAGGATTAAAGCAGTCTGCTGCTGCACAGACGCAGCAAACACCAACACCCGCTGTTCCTGTAAAAGAAGCAAAACCTGAAATTCAATACGATGATTTTGCGAAGCTGGAATTGAAAGTAGGAACGATCATCGCGGCGGAAAAAGTAGCGAAAGCTGATAAATTACTGAAACTCACCATAGACCTGGGTACAGAGCAGCGTACCGTGGTTTCCGGTATTGCCATGCATTATGCGCCGGAAGCGATAGTAGGCACACAGGTAACGCTGGTGGCCAACCTGGCCCCCCGGAAAATGAAAGGTATTGAAAGCCAGGGGATGATACTCATGGCAGAAGATAAAGACGGGCGTTTGGTATTTGTGAACCCTGCGGATGCTGTGGCTCCTGGGAGTGGCGTGAGTTGA